Proteins from a genomic interval of Corythoichthys intestinalis isolate RoL2023-P3 chromosome 3, ASM3026506v1, whole genome shotgun sequence:
- the ccnh gene encoding cyclin-H, which produces MFHDSSQRKYWTFNSEAELEQLRHEANQKFRTKIKENGKQVINESIFLDPHEEDVLFRNYERRLLDFCNVFKPAMPKSVIGTAIMYFRRFYMNNSLMEYHPRIIMLTCAYLACKVDEFNVSSSQFAGNLVQQSPAEQEQDLEQILEYELLLVQQLNFHLVVHNPYRPLEGLLIDLKTRYPTLENPESLRKNVDDFLAYAAMTDAGLLFSPSQIALTAIMSSASRAGLNMESYLTGCIGLKNDQETLSKMYDAMRRIKNLLKRYQLPTPEEVNACKQKLVRIHTEFAPSSNNKRKRGYEEDGHVAKEPRMKEEEWTDEDLI; this is translated from the exons ATGTTCCATGACAGCTCCCAAAGAAAATATTGGACATTTAACAGCGAAGCTGAGCTGGAACAGTTGAGACATGAAGCCAACCAGAAGTTCAGAACAAAGATAAAAGAAAATGGAAAG CAAGTGATCAACGAGTCTATATTCCTAGACCCACATGAAGAAGATGTTCTCTTTCGAAACTACGAGAGGAGGCTTCTGGACTTCTGCAATGTGTTCAAACCAGCCATGCCTAAATCTGTTATC GGTACAGCAATCATGTACTTCAGAAGATTCTACATGAACAACTCACTAATGGAATATCACCCAAGGATTATCAT GCTGACGTGTGCTTATCTAGCCTGCAAGGTGGACGAGTTCAATGTGTCTAGCAGCCAGTTCGCGGGCAACCTTGTCCAGCAGAGTCCGGCGGAACAAGAACAGGATTTAGAGCAGATCCTGGAGTACGAACTGCTGCTCGTCCAGCAACTCAACTTCCACTTGGTGGTCCACAACCCGTATCGACCCTTGGAGGGGCTGCTGATTGACCTCAAG ACCAGATATCCTACACTTGAGAATCCGGAGTCACTGAGGAAGAATGTGGATGACTTTTTGGCGTATGCGGCCATGACGGACGCTGGGCTGCTCTTTTCTCCGTCGCAGATCGCGCTCACCGCTATCATGAGCAGTGCCTCAAGGGCTGGCCTCAACATGGAGAG CTACCTGACCGGATGCATAGGACTGAAGAACGACCAAGAAACGTTGTCCAAGATGTACGACGCCATGAGAC GGATTAAAAACCTCCTGAAAAGATACCAACTTCCAACACCTGAAGAAGTGAATGCTTGCAAACAGAAGCTGGTGAGAATCCACACCGAATTTGCTCCAAGTTCAAACAA